In Oceanobacillus sp. FSL K6-2867, one DNA window encodes the following:
- a CDS encoding peptide chain release factor 3, producing MAIHEEVKKRKTFAIISHPDAGKTTMTEKLLLYGNLIRSAGTVKGKKSGKFATSDWMEIEKQRGISVTSSVMNFSYEGYHVNILDTPGHEDFSEDTYRTLTAVDSVVMIIDSTKGIEPQTIKLFKVCRMRGIPIYTFINKLDREGKEPLELLEEIEQVLDIETYPMNWPVGSGKQFLGIFDRYGKQFVQHHANEAETYIPYAELDNAEHEKLTTDQTYLAAKDELELVAEAGDQFSFNAINNGEQTPVFFGSALAPFGVELFFDTFITMAPTPTPRKTTEGIVEPEHEDFSGFIFKIQANMNPAHRDRIAFLRVCSGKFERGMSVKLSRTGKIFKLSQSQQMVASSRETVDEAYAGDIIGIYDPNAYQIGDTLIGGKETFEYDELPVFPPELFKKVAAKNVMKSKQFRKGIEQLVQEGAIQLFRDRLTDSFILGAVGELQYDVFKYRMQNEYNAEVLFESIGERIPRWLKEDQVDESLFDSGNLLVKDRYGKPLVLFRNEFSLNWFKDKNPKIELIDLLS from the coding sequence ATGGCAATACATGAAGAAGTAAAGAAACGAAAAACATTTGCGATTATTTCGCATCCCGATGCCGGAAAAACAACGATGACAGAAAAGCTGCTCTTATACGGAAATCTTATCCGTTCAGCAGGTACTGTGAAAGGGAAAAAATCTGGAAAATTTGCTACATCAGACTGGATGGAAATCGAAAAACAACGTGGGATATCCGTAACCTCCAGTGTAATGAACTTTTCTTATGAAGGCTACCACGTCAATATCCTCGATACTCCAGGACACGAGGATTTTAGTGAGGATACGTACCGTACATTAACAGCTGTTGATAGTGTTGTGATGATTATCGATTCTACAAAAGGAATCGAGCCTCAAACAATCAAGCTATTTAAAGTTTGCCGTATGAGAGGTATTCCGATATATACGTTTATCAATAAATTGGACCGTGAAGGCAAAGAACCACTTGAGCTATTAGAGGAAATTGAGCAAGTACTTGATATTGAAACATATCCGATGAACTGGCCAGTTGGATCAGGCAAGCAATTCCTCGGCATATTCGACCGCTATGGCAAACAGTTTGTACAGCATCATGCCAACGAAGCAGAAACCTATATTCCTTATGCAGAATTAGATAATGCCGAGCATGAAAAGCTCACAACAGATCAAACCTACTTAGCAGCCAAGGACGAGCTGGAATTAGTCGCTGAAGCAGGTGATCAATTTTCATTTAATGCCATTAATAATGGCGAGCAAACACCAGTCTTTTTCGGCAGTGCCCTTGCACCATTTGGTGTCGAGCTTTTTTTCGATACCTTTATCACAATGGCTCCAACGCCAACACCAAGGAAAACAACAGAAGGGATTGTCGAACCGGAGCACGAAGATTTTTCTGGATTTATTTTTAAAATCCAAGCCAATATGAATCCTGCTCACCGTGATCGAATTGCATTCCTAAGAGTTTGTTCCGGAAAATTCGAACGCGGAATGAGCGTCAAATTATCACGAACGGGTAAAATATTTAAGCTTTCCCAATCCCAGCAAATGGTTGCTTCGTCCAGAGAAACAGTTGATGAAGCATATGCAGGAGATATTATTGGCATTTATGATCCAAACGCTTATCAAATCGGTGACACATTAATTGGTGGCAAGGAAACATTCGAATACGATGAACTACCTGTATTCCCGCCAGAGTTATTTAAAAAAGTAGCTGCAAAAAACGTTATGAAATCGAAGCAATTCAGAAAAGGAATTGAACAGCTCGTACAAGAAGGAGCGATTCAATTATTCCGTGACCGCCTTACTGATTCCTTTATTTTAGGAGCTGTAGGAGAACTGCAATATGATGTGTTTAAATATCGCATGCAAAACGAATATAATGCAGAGGTTCTATTTGAATCAATCGGAGAACGAATTCCCCGCTGGTTAAAAGAAGACCAAGTTGATGAATCATTATTTGATAGTGGAAATTTACTTGTTAAAGATCGTTACGGCAAGCCACTTGTTTTATTCCGAAATGAATTCTCATTAAATTGGTTTAAAGAT
- the helD gene encoding RNA polymerase recycling motor HelD: MSHETDNRQYEQRRVEMVIEEIDHKEEKLYVQSAGLKQDVVELRQTFWDDVTVNLEELDDVIETQESIKQQAALLSQKERFHGKINEEIKTLQRLRNAPYFGRIDFIEEPGIEKESLYIGIASLMDRGDEDFLIYDWRAPISSLYYDFSPGPAYYQTLDSTIHGEMTLKRQFIMKQGTIEGMFDTGVTIGDELLQKALGNNASTTMKNIVATIQKEQNKIIRNERSKLLIVQGVAGSGKTSAALQRIAYLMYRYREELHADNIVLFSPNPLFSSYISNVLPELGETNVRQMTFLDYLRKGINESIAIESPFEQMEYVLTQMDSEGYSIRMKSMEYLSTIDFMQLIDAFTTELQQGGMEFKPIKFRGDTLITKEELEEYFYSLDKQVTIPNKMEMVAKWLHQELLKRERKEMQADWVMEQIELLDKEDYMRAYHQAEEKFQSSTVQDEERLLRKYMVKRFFRPLKKRIKQLEFVNILATYSRMFTEWEPKAYIVGWKEIRSQISADLAQRFLTWENATPYLYFKGRLLGASEDRSVRQLIIDEAQDYSSFQFAYIKHLFPYTRMTLLGDINQAIYTHVTKDNPLIPAEHTESHERITLTKSYRSTKQIVDFTTYFAPGDEQIEPFNREGGKPELIKVQVDKDWVTSLLMSVEEQLENGHETVALICKTLEESKRIYQLLQDKLSVHLVNEETYSFEKGVLVLPVYLAKGIEFDAVIIPDASADKYPSESEKSLFYTACTRAMHALTMISIQEPNVFIKGTPEELYNVKS, from the coding sequence ATGAGTCATGAAACTGATAATCGCCAATATGAACAGCGTCGGGTTGAAATGGTAATCGAAGAAATCGACCATAAAGAAGAAAAGCTCTATGTGCAATCTGCTGGATTAAAGCAAGATGTTGTTGAGCTGCGTCAAACATTCTGGGATGATGTTACGGTTAACCTAGAGGAGCTTGACGATGTTATTGAGACCCAGGAAAGTATTAAGCAGCAAGCTGCGTTGTTATCCCAAAAGGAACGATTCCATGGAAAAATAAATGAAGAGATAAAAACATTACAACGACTCAGGAATGCTCCTTATTTTGGACGAATTGATTTTATTGAAGAGCCAGGAATAGAGAAAGAGTCGCTTTATATCGGGATAGCCTCATTGATGGATCGGGGAGATGAGGATTTTCTGATTTATGATTGGCGTGCACCAATCTCGAGTCTGTATTACGATTTTTCTCCGGGACCAGCTTATTATCAAACATTGGATAGCACGATACATGGTGAAATGACTTTAAAGCGACAATTTATTATGAAGCAAGGCACCATTGAAGGGATGTTTGATACAGGGGTTACAATAGGCGATGAGCTCCTGCAGAAAGCGTTAGGGAATAATGCGAGTACAACGATGAAAAATATTGTCGCCACCATTCAAAAAGAACAAAATAAAATTATTCGAAATGAGCGGAGCAAGCTATTAATCGTGCAAGGTGTGGCAGGGAGTGGCAAAACGTCTGCAGCCCTTCAGCGCATCGCATATTTAATGTATCGATATCGTGAAGAGTTACATGCAGATAATATCGTATTATTTTCTCCGAACCCGTTATTCAGCAGTTATATTTCCAATGTGCTTCCAGAGTTAGGTGAAACAAATGTCAGACAAATGACGTTTTTAGATTACTTAAGAAAAGGCATTAACGAATCCATTGCAATTGAATCACCTTTTGAGCAGATGGAATATGTGCTGACACAAATGGATAGTGAAGGTTATTCCATACGTATGAAGAGCATGGAATATTTATCGACAATCGATTTTATGCAGTTAATAGATGCGTTTACTACTGAGCTGCAGCAAGGCGGGATGGAGTTCAAACCGATTAAATTCCGTGGTGACACACTTATCACGAAAGAAGAATTGGAGGAATATTTTTACAGCTTGGATAAACAGGTAACAATCCCAAATAAGATGGAAATGGTAGCGAAATGGCTGCATCAAGAATTACTAAAACGTGAGCGGAAAGAAATGCAAGCTGATTGGGTAATGGAGCAAATCGAATTGTTAGATAAAGAGGATTATATGAGGGCATACCATCAAGCGGAAGAGAAGTTCCAGTCAAGCACTGTACAGGATGAGGAAAGACTATTGCGAAAATATATGGTAAAGCGGTTTTTCCGGCCGCTCAAAAAGCGCATTAAACAGCTGGAATTCGTCAACATTTTAGCTACTTACAGTCGAATGTTCACGGAATGGGAGCCGAAAGCCTATATTGTTGGCTGGAAGGAGATTCGCAGTCAGATTTCTGCGGATTTAGCACAACGATTTTTAACATGGGAAAACGCAACCCCTTATCTCTATTTTAAAGGCAGATTACTCGGTGCGAGTGAGGACCGATCTGTCCGGCAATTAATTATAGATGAGGCTCAAGACTATTCATCCTTTCAATTTGCCTATATTAAGCATCTCTTTCCATATACAAGGATGACACTATTAGGAGATATTAATCAAGCTATTTATACACATGTAACAAAAGATAATCCGCTCATACCAGCTGAACATACAGAGAGTCACGAGCGGATAACATTGACCAAAAGTTATCGTTCGACAAAACAGATTGTTGACTTCACAACTTATTTTGCACCAGGCGATGAACAAATTGAACCGTTTAATCGGGAAGGCGGTAAGCCAGAGCTTATCAAGGTGCAGGTTGACAAGGATTGGGTGACAAGTTTGCTTATGAGTGTGGAGGAACAATTGGAGAACGGCCACGAGACAGTAGCGTTGATTTGTAAGACATTAGAGGAAAGCAAGCGAATTTATCAATTATTACAAGATAAATTATCCGTTCATTTAGTAAATGAGGAAACCTATTCATTTGAGAAAGGCGTGCTTGTTTTGCCGGTTTATTTAGCAAAAGGAATTGAATTTGATGCTGTCATTATACCGGATGCATCAGCAGATAAATATCCTTCAGAATCGGAAAAATCCTTATTCTATACCGCTTGTACAAGGGCAATGCATGCATTGACAATGATTAGTATTCAGGAACCGAATGTATTTATTAAAGGTACTCCAGAAGAATTGTATAATGTGAAGAGCTGA